In Musa acuminata AAA Group cultivar baxijiao chromosome BXJ2-3, Cavendish_Baxijiao_AAA, whole genome shotgun sequence, the following proteins share a genomic window:
- the LOC135606860 gene encoding pentatricopeptide repeat-containing protein At3g16010-like translates to MRIRWGALVLAKRAVSSSPQLSRRLKQTENEIVRMFKLPSLENGGMNSLTVRDRQRLGRPLDERFLRILKIFKWGPDAEKALEVLMLRVDHRLVLEVLKTDVEIGVKMQFFHWASKRKNFEHNAATYMALIRCLDEEGLFGEMWRTIQEMVRSPCIIMPVELSEIIRILGRVKMVNKACSIFYQIKIRKCEPNSHAYNSMIIMLMQEGHHEKVHELYNEMCNQGNCLPDTVTYNALIMAFCKLGREDSAFRLLEEMKENKLQPTTKIYTTLMEMCFKSGNVEKAMNLLQDMRDQCCVPNVFTYTELIKGLGKAGRTEEAYEFFLQMQREGCKPDIVLMNNLVNILGKAGRLDDVVKLFEEMESLHCVPNVVTYNTVIKAHFDSKARVSEAASWLEKMKEKGIEPSAFTYSILIDGFCKTNRVEKALMLLEEMDEKGFPPCPAAYCSLIDALGKAKRYDAATELFQELKENCGSSTSRVYAVIIKHFGKCGRLNDAVALFEEMKQLGCVPDVYAYNALMSGMVRMGMMDEAQSMLRAMQEQGCVPDINSLNIILNGVAKSGGPIRAMEMLSNMKQSSFKPDAVSYNTVLGALSHAGMFEEAAKLMKEMNSMGFKYDLITYSSILEAIGKVDDVSANSVS, encoded by the exons ATGCGCATTCGATGGGGCGCTCTTGTCCTAGCGAAGCGGGCGGTCTCTTCCTCACCTCAACTCAGTCGGAGACTAAAGCAAACAG AGAATGAAATCGTTCGGATGTTCAAGCTTCCGAGCCTTGAAAATGGCGGCATGAACTCGCTGACGGTCCGGGATCGTCAACGCCTAGGCCGTCCGTTGGATGAGAGGTTCTTGAGAATATTGAAGATCTTTAAATGGGGGCCGGATGCGGAGAAGGCCTTGGAGGTGCTGATGCTGCGGGTTGATCACCGGCTAGTCCTTGAAGTCCTGAAAACTGATGTCGAGATCGGTGTGAAGATGCAATTCTTTCACTGGGCCAGCAAAAGGAAGAATTTTGAGCACAATGCAGCAACGTACATGGCCTTGATTCGCTGCTTGGATGAAGAGGGATTGTTTGGCGAGATGTGGAGAACTATACAAGAGATGGTGAGAAGCCCTTGCATAATCATGCCGGTTGAGCTTTCGGAGATCATTCGCATCCTTGGTAGGGTGAAGATGGTGAATAAGGCATGCTCGATCTTTTATCAGATAAAGATTCGCAAGTGTGAGCCGAATTCTCATGCCTATAACAGCATGATCATCATGTTGATGCAAGAAGGCCACCATGAGAAGGTGCATGAGCTTTACAATGAGATGTGCAATCAGGGCAACTGTCTTCCTGACACGGTGACTTACAATGCGCTGATTATGGCATTCTGCAAGCTAGGTCGTGAGGATTCGGCTTTTAGGTTGCTCGAGGAGATGAAAGAAAACAAGTTGCAACCTACTACAAAGATCTATACTACCTTGATGGAAATGTGTTTCAAGTCGGGGAATGTGGAAAAGGCAATGAATCTGTTGCAAGATATGAGGGATCAGTGTTGTGTGCCAAATGTTTTCACTTACACGGAGTTGATAAAGGGCCTTGGGAAAGCTGGAAGAACAGAAGAGGCTTATGAATTTTTTCTTCAAATGCAAAGAGAAGGTTGTAAGCCGGACATAGTCCTAATGAATAATCTCGTGAACATCTTGGGCAAGGCTGGGCGATTGGATGATGTTGTTAAGCTGTTTGAGGAAATGGAAAGTTTGCACTGTGTCCCTAATGTGGTTACGTACAATACTGTCATCAAGGCCCATTTTGATTCCAAGGCACGCGTGTCTGAAGCTGCTTCTTGGTTGGAGAAAATGAAGGAAAAAGGAATCGAACCCAGTGCATTTACTTACTCAATTCTTATCGATGGGTTTTGCAAAACAAATCGAGTGGAGAAAGCCTTGATGCTTCTTGAGGAGATGGATGAGAAGGGCTTTCCTCCGTGCCCAGCAGCCTACTGTAGCTTGATTGATGCTCTTGGGAAAGCAAAACGTTATGATGCAGCAACTGAATTATTTCAGGAACTAAAAGAGAACTGTGGTTCTTCCACCTCTAGAGTCTATGCCGTGATAATCAAGCATTTCGGTAAGTGTGGCCGTCTGAATGATGCGGTAGCACTTTTTGAGGAAATGAAACAACTAGGGTGTGTCCCTGATGTCTATGCCTACAATGCCCTCATGTCTGGTATGGTAAGGATGGGAATGATGGATGAAGCACAGTCGATGCTTCGAGCAATGCAAGAGCAGGGTTGCGTTCCAGATATAAATTCTCTCAATATCATTTTGAATGGCGTGGCAAAGTCAGGTGGACCAATACGTGCCATGGAGATGCTCTCAAACATGAAACAGTCCAGTTTCAAGCCAGATGCTGTGTCATACAACACAGTTCTCGGTGCTCTTAGCCATGCTGGAATGTTTGAGGAGGCCGCTAAACTGATGAAAGAAATGAACTCGATGGGGTTTAAGTACGATCTAATTACATACTCATCAATACTCGAGGCAATTGGAAAAGTCGATGATGTATCTGCTAATTCAGTTAGCTAA
- the LOC103977372 gene encoding uncharacterized protein LOC103977372: MSTDTEQATPLAVGTKRPDNDEELPAASMTRRRSRLQGRCLICGGSCAAILIIIAIVIVVLALTVFKVKEPVMTMNSVTIEKLAVNFGAPSSSSSQLFAINMTVVADVSVKNPNAASVRFGASTTAIYYRAREMGVAYGPPGTARARRTFRINVTVDVMADRILGDANLFDDLAAGSIAVTTATKVGGRVRVLGVFKHHVDVMMNCSITMAVANQSIVGQNCNQKVRL, from the coding sequence ATGAGCACAGACACAGAGCAGGCAACCCCCTTAGCCGTCGGCACCAAACGCCCCGACAACGACGAGGAACTCCCGGCCGCCTCCATGACACGCCGCCGAAGCCGCCTCCAAGGCCGCTGCCTCATCTGCGGTGGTTCCTGCGCCgccatcctcatcatcatcgcCATCGTCATCGTCGTCCTCGCCCTCACCGTCTTCAAGGTCAAGGAGCCCGTCATGACCATGAACAGCGTCACAATCGAGAAGCTTGCCGTCAACTTCGgcgcgccctcctcctcctcctcccagctCTTCGCCATCAACATGACCGTGGTCGCCGACGTCTCCGTCAAGAACCCCAACGCCGCCAGTGTCCGGTTCGGCGCCAGCACCACCGCCATCTACTACCGCGCGCGCGAGATGGGCGTCGCCTACGGGCCGCCCGGCACCGCCCGGGCGCGCCGCACCTTCCGCATCAACGTAACGGTGGACGTGATGGCCGACAGGATCTTGGGCGACGCCAACCTGTTCGACGACCTGGCGGCGGGGAGCATCGCGGTGACGACGGCGACCAAGGTGGGCGGGAGGGTGAGGGTCTTGGGCGTGTTCAAGCACCACGTGGACGTGATGATGAACTGCAGCATCACCATGGCGGTGGCCAACCAGTCGATCGTGGGTCAGAACTGTAATCAGAAAGTTCGGCTATGA
- the LOC103977027 gene encoding probable membrane-associated kinase regulator 2, which produces MESFSLLKYWRGGGGGGRTTIADAIRFSTDTPDTVVLRPSSVTTDDDGDDDGGPFFDLEFTALPIDDGDVEEGEFNFELCSVGSGNARARGGEGDDRVIESLSPPDDYFFKGKLAPLEPTSIVITASEPDNKSQFPTVSLLKSATKFRIFLLRLRKPKSTAAAVANASPKQQPQGERQSRFFVKFKVDEVPIISLFTRDNSSRNTSSCGRTAKPQAEDSSAATTDEKRFAREVVQKYLNMIKPLYVKVSRWHVERLRLPSELAPAKAPPQEAAAIGGGAKGFPAGLRVVGKRLGKSRSASEAVAAVRSPLPQRRDDSLRELQDGIQSAIAHCKRSFTTSDQGPESPLVRSKSDPIQATGNQN; this is translated from the exons ATGGAATCCTTCAGCCTGCTCAAGTACtggcgcggcggcggcggcggcggccgaacCACCATCGCCGACGCCATTCGCTTTTCCACCGACACCCCCGACACCGTCGTCCTCCGCCCTTCCTCGGTGACCACAGATGACGACGGCGACGATGACGGGGGCCCCTTCTTCGACCTCGAGTTCACCGCCCTCCCCATTGATGACGGCGACGTCGAAGAGGGGGAGTTCAACTTCGAGCTATGCTCGGTCGGCAGCGGCAACGCCCGGGCCAGAGGAGGAGAAGGCGATGATCGCGTAATCGAAAGCCTCTCCCCTCCCGACGACTATTTCTTTAAGGGAAAGCTCGCGCCTTTGGAGCCCACTTCTATCGTGATCACCGCCTCCGAGCCCGACAACAAATCCCAGTTTCCAACCGTTTCCCTCCTCAAATCCGCCACCAAGTTCCGCATTTTCTTGCTCCGCCTCCGCAAGCCCAAATCCACAGCGGCCGCGGTGGCGAATGCTTCCCCGAAGCAGCAACCTCAGGGGGAGCGTCAAAGCAGGTTCTTCGTCAAGTTTAAGGTGGACGAGGTGCCCATAATCTCGCTCTTCACACGGGACAACAGCTCCCGGAACACTTCCTCCTGCGGTCGAACGGCGAAGCCACAAGCGGAGGACAGCTCGGCGGCCACGACGGACGAGAAGAGGTTCGCCAGGGAAGTCGTCCAGAAGTACCTCAACATGATCAAGCCGTTATACGTCAAGGTTTCGAGGTGGCACGTCGAGAGGCTAAGGCTCCCCAGCGAGCTTGCGCCGGCTAAGGCACCGCCGCAGGAAGCGGCGGCAATCGGAGGGGGAGCCAAGGGATTCCCGGCTGGGCTGAGGGTGGTGGGGAAGCGGCTGGGTAAAAGCCGGTCGGCGTCGGAGGCCGTTGCCGCGGTACGTTCGCCGCTTCCGCAGCGGCGTGACGACTCTCTCCGGGAGCTGCAGGACGGGATCCAGAGCGCCATCGCGCACTGCAAGCGATCGTTCACCACCTCCGACCAAG GGCCCGAGTCACCGTTGGTCAGATCGAAGAGCGACCCGATCCAGGCAACGGGCAACCAGAATTGA